The nucleotide window gaggaaaaagaattttagaatgtCCGCCATTTGTTGTAGCTCCTTTAGCCCACAGAAGGGAGTGGATACTGGGAGAATGTAGCTGAAGCCCAGGGAATGGCAGTAAGAAATCCAAGTCCCAAGGAGAAGGGCTTTATAAATGCATTAAAACATGTCAAATGAGGCTAAGGTAGCATTTCACACTGGACAGCAGTACTGGAAGTGGTGGCAGGAGTAGCGGGCACAGGAAGAGCTAAAGCATACAGCACTACCCACGTGCCAGACATTGTTGTAGGTACTTGACATATACCAACTCTTTTAAGGCTCATCAAATGGGCTTTAAACACTATGAGCCAGTATTACATGATGAAGTAAACTAGGGAAACTGTCCCTTTCCTGTGTCATACAAGCAGCACTTGTGGGGTATCTGTTTGACAAAAGAAGCCTCTCATGACACTTCTTTTGGAGCTTTTGCTTCACAGAATCACTGGAGACATTAATCTAATGTATGTAATAGGTGTTTGAAAAACACCGTATTCTATTAAtcacaaaattattaaatataagaatTATTAGGTTCTCATTgtgtatcaaatattttatatgaaggAAGTTTCAGACATAAGTCTTGGAAACTCTCATTGGCTAGACGCGCATTCTCTTAGGAAGACAGTGCATTTTACTGCAGGAATGTTATGATCCATTTAAAACACTTGATTGTATTAAGGTAATGGTTGCCTTCTAACCCCCATCTACTGACTGCCTGTCTACCCTAATAATATAAGTCCTCTTACCATGCTAACTTATAGACAACTGATAAATAATAagctataaacaaacaaaataaggatggaaaatttttaaattttaaattttaaaaaatttaaaatttaaaattgattaaattttaaaatggaaattttaaattgataCTATGAGATTGTAATGGGTTTGAATGGTTCCAAAAGACACATCTACCTAGAACCTCTGAATAtgatcttatttgtaaaatgggtctTTGTAGATATAAGCTAAGGATCTCCAGATGAGATCATCTCACATTCAAGTGGCCTCTAAATGCATTAGGGTGGGCTGTGAATGCAATGACAAGTATCTTTATAAGATACAAGAAAAGGGCaggacacacagaggagaaggtaATGTGAAGACAAGGTAGAGATTGGAATCACGTCTCTATAAGCCACGGGATGGCAGAGATTCCCAGTGGTCACCTgggaactataaaaaaaaaaaaaaaaaatacctagaatgGATTCTACTTCAGAGCCTTTAGTAGAAACCAATCCTGCCAACACTTTGGTTTAAAATTTCTGGTCTCCAGGACTGTGACagagtaaatttctgtttttctaagccacccagtttatagtaatttttatGGCAGCCCAAGGAAACTATTATAATAggattaaaacaaacatttacattATCAGAATAAAATTGAATCAAACCCAAATGCCAAGTGATCAGGGAAAGGGAGGACAAAAGACAGAGCATAAGATAAGGAGATCAGAAAATAAGGGTAGGTGAAAATGGGTATGTTGAATTACAAGCACAAGAAGGTAAAAACTAAATTAAGTGGATGTTTGAGGAGTTTGTATGTAAGAGGTAATAATAAATATTGTCCACTGTTATACTGTGATTAAACTAATAAATGGTAACTAAGGCATTGTCAGGATGTTTCAGGAATTATCAGAAATACAAAAGCTATATTACGCATACTGAGTTAAATATGAGTGATGCAAATTGTTTAAGTTTCTAACACAGTGTCTAAAATGAAGCTCACGCGCCTTGTCAGATGGTTAGTTGAATAATGGGGACACACGTGTGGAAGGAAAGAGACCACACCAGGGCAAAGCCACGCAGGCTCTGGCTCTGACTTTGTCCTGCAAGGTCATTTGTATGGTCCCAGTGACCAAAGATTTTGTTGACTTCTGAGGGACTGCTATAGTATTTGTCCCCAAAAGGAACATActgatgtatattttattttcaaactgacCTATTTACCCATGATTTTTCAAATATCAACTACACATAGTGCTTTAATACTTGCTATTGTCTCGCATGGATCTTATTTTCtgacttcatttatttagtcCTCTCTGAACACATGTTTCATGAAAGGCACTGTGCAAAGTGCAATTTGAGAATGAGGAGCAAAGAAGTCTGGTTCCTAAGGCTTGAGGGAACATAACACCAGAAGAAATAATTTAacctatataaaaataatactatattcTATGTAAACTATGAAATGAATGTGTTAATGATTCATAAACCTCTATCTTCAACCCAGACCTCTCCTTCTGGTGCCAACTGCCTACTGAACCATCGAGTATGCACAGGTAACTAAAACTTCATGCAAAACTGAatgttttacctttttctctATTCCTCTTATGTCTCTTCTGTTTCCAGGTCAGTCAGTGGCTTCACCATTTGCCAGTCGTCCAAGGCAAGTACTTGTGTTTCATGCTTGTACTATGAAGGAaccagccgaatgaagtctcattctgcgctgccatgaggacaaaggtcctctctcgatcagccgaatgaagtctcattctgcgCTGCCATGAGGACAAAGGTCCTCTCTCGGGAATCACTGCAAGGCAGTGACCCGTCGCCAAACCGCCTGCTGCtagttttgcttttactctctattctccttttcacctatggggaagcctggaaactggagacatatgtaaaatatttactagatccTAATGATAGGATGTGTATGTGGAGTGATTGGGGCCCTTATATTAATCATGGGATGAGGGGACTTTGCCAGAGGAAATTGATAGGGGGTTTTCAATCACCTTGTATTGggttcatttataatcagaaatattattctgtaagtcatcttactagtactagatatactgcatggaaagttccttggaaattagtcaaagatatgTTTAGATGTTGCCCCTGGCCAAGATATTGCAATGCATTGTGTCCTAAGTTTATGACTAATCCTAAAGGTTGCCATTGTGAAGTGTacaatggattagaagacaacCTGTACCctaatgtgtataaataaattgtaaaactctGACTGCGTCAATATGAACACAACAACATTGTAAAGCTTCTTAAAAAAGTTATCATGACCCTAAGAACCTGGTGAACTTTACACAAGAATTGTAATAAGATAAATGACCCTGTttgtgacattgttaaagatttcttttcattgtatctaccttatgtaaactgaggaaataacctttgaggaactttctgtgaactttgtaccttcccctttccctgaaaATAATCATGTTAGACTATATATGTCGGTACACTCATGCCTGCCTCATGCCTATCATGTAGAATTAGTTATCCCCCACCTGTTAAGACTCCGGTCCCCAAGTGATAAATAACTCCTTCGCTACCTACAATAAAGGCTGATGTGCAGAAACTGAAGTGTGACTTCCTTCGCCGACGTCCACCCATCCCATCAGGAACCCTgactgctggagctggtctccggcaAGTGGCGCCCGAACAGGGACCTGAATTGGGTAAGTATATAGAGGATATTTCGGGGTGGAATAGGAGCTTGAGACAGGGTGCTGCAGACCCCTCTATCTTATATAGAGTGAGAGATCTCAAGAACTAAGTAAGTATGGGTAACTCAGAGTCCAAAGAGAGACGATTGTTCATTGATATTATTGTTCATATGCTTAGACAAAGAGGAATAAAGGTAAGTGGATCACAAATTTCTAGATTTTTGCATTTCGTGCAAGAACAATGTCCTTGGTTTCCAGAAGAGGGAACTGTAAATGTGGAAACCTGGGAAAAGGTAGGGCAGCAATTAAAAACTTATTATACTTTACATGGGCCAGAGAAGGTTCCTGTAGatactttttctctctggaatttGGTTAGAGATGCCTTAGATCCTGTACATGAGAGTACCAGGTTGGATACTAAAGTTGCAACCTCCTATGGGACCATGCCCTCGAGTTCGAAGGCAGTTATGGCCATGGAAGCCCAAGAAGATTCAGATCAAGAAGGGAATGATATTGATTTAGCTGATGAAGAGATTAAATATGAAATGGAGAAGCAAGGGGAAGATTATCCCCCTCTAGAAAAATTGACCCTTAAGTCATCTTCAAGAAATAATGTCCCTCCTGGAGATTTTATAATTAATGATCACCCTAGACCTCCAGGGAAATTGCCTAATAAAAGTTGTGTCTCCTTAATGCAAAAAACTAAGTTACAAGCTATTGAAGCAGGAGACATAGATTTCTCATTGTGTTTTCCAGTAACATATGGTCCACAGAAGGAATCTGATCCGAGGGCTGGGGATCCTCAATGGACTCCTGTTCCCTACAAACTCATAAAAGAGCTAAAAACGGCATGTTCAGCTTATGGAGTCAGTGCTCCTTATACCTTAGCATTAGTGGATTCTCTTACAGACTATTGGATGACTCCTTTTGATTGGACTCAGATAGCTAAGAGTTGTCTTTCTGGTGGTCAATACTTGTTATGGAAAGCAGAATAGAAAGAgcaaatcaaactttaaaaacatttatatctaGATTGCAAGCCTCTGACTTCAAGTATAACTCTCCTCACCACATTCTTACTCATGCTCTATTTGTTCTTAATTATGTTAATCTAGGACATGATGATCTTAATAATATGCAACGACACTGGGAACCAAGAAATACTGTCAAACCTACAGTAATGTGGAAAGACCTTTTATCTGGTAAATGGAAAGGGCCTGACATTTTGCTTACTTCTGGCAGGggatatgtttgtgtttttcctaAGGAAGCTGATTCTCCACTTTGGTTACCAGATAggcatattaaatatgtaaattcctTTCCCAGTAAAGTACCTGTAACCACTAGAAATGAACAAGAGCAGGAAACGGCGCAATTGTGACAAACCTCCTGTTGCAGAATTTAAAAGGCTTTCACTGGAGGAACCTGATCCTTTTCGCCTCAAGACAGCGGCCACCTTGGCTGCCCCCCCTCCAAAACGGGGACAGCTTAAGAAGTTGGCTGCTCAGGCTGAACACTTGGTCTTAAGCCAAGGCCGCACACTCAGTCCTTCTGTTTTGTTCGTTGCTATGCTATCAATCCTCGCGTGTCAAGTAAGTACCTGTAGTGCAGAACAATTCTGGGCTTTCTTTCCTAATCCTCCTCACTTTCATCCAGTAACCTGGGATGATAATACTACAcattttattgttaataatactGCTATTATGGGGGGTCCAAAAATCGTATACTCTGATTCTCATACTACTCCaactattaattataattatacctACTTGGGAACTTCGCCTTCTAtgcctatttgtttttctatccctACTGTTTGGCCATACTCCCAAAACTTTCCACAATGTGTCGGACTCCAAACCACAGGTATAATTTTTGACCATCCACCACCATCTAAATTTGAATCATCATCTACGAGAGGTAAGCAAAGTCAATCGGAAGAGAGGCATTTACAAATGGTTCGCCTTATAGCACCGGGGATTGAAGCAACTCCGGTAAGAAAGTGGCCTTTCGATAATTACTCTCCTTTTTACCTACCTCACCCTCTTGGCCTACCAGACTGCTCTCAAAAGTTTTTTAGACTTATGCCTAGTGCTCCTTATTGggtttcttgttattttaattctactCGGCCACAAATTCTGCAAGCCATGGACGGGATTACACGCATTTTTGATTGGACTAGTCCTGATCCTTTTGCAGATTATAAGCCTTATTTTAGAAACAAGACAAATTACAAAGGGTGGGATCAAACTCTTCTACCCGATccaataaatgtaaatagaattTCTACTTCCGGCTGGGTAGCTCCAGTTTTAACTGCAGTAGTGAAAGGACAAACTTACCTCCATAAATATCTTTGGCAGGCTACGGCCGCTTCACATCCAATAACTGcaagttatttttctaataatcagACTACCTTTGCGAATTATTCAGTGACTACTTGTGTGCAGACGCCTTATGCTTTGCTTGTGTCTCCAACGGCGTACTCCTTAAGCTTTAAAATGGacccaaaaacaaaacttataacTACTTCCTGTAAAAggtgtattttaactaactgtaTGCGCCCCGAACTGAAAGCGAAAGCGTTTGTTTTGCTTCGGCAGCCACCTTACATTATGGTTCCTGTTAATGTTACAGACAGTTGGCACGAAAATTCGGGTTTAGAGGCTCTCCAAAAATTAGATTCACTGATGCGTCCCAAAAGATTTATTGCAGCATTGATTTTAGGCATTACAGCGCTTATTACTATTGTAACATCGCTGACAGTTTCGACCATCGCCCTCGCACAGGAAGTTCATACAGCACACTTTACTAATGAACTTTCAAAAAACGTAACTACAGCACTTACCACCCAAGAAATTATTGATCGAAAATTGGATGACAAAGTAAATGTTCTTGAAGAAGCGGTAATGGCTATTGGACaagaaatattaactttaaaaattcaattgtCTTTGCGATGTCATTCTGATTATAAATGGATCTGCGTAACACCCTTACGTGTAAATGAATCGGAGCATAATTGGGAAAGAGTGCAGAGTCATATTCTAGGAGTATGGAATCATTCTGATCTGGGCATAGATTTAAGTAAGTTACATAAACAAATTTCAGATATCAATCATGCCTCAGAGGAATTCTCCCCTGAAGGCGTAGCACAATCTCTATATGATAATTTTTCTTCATGGGTATCTGGATCCTCACTGACCACTTTGTTGATTAATGTCGGTGTGGCTCTCTTAGTGTTATTAATATGTCTCCTCTTAATTCCAGTCTTCTTCAAAGTCCTCGCCCGAAGTCTCCAAAAGCTAACTGCTGAAGTTCAactgcttgctttaaaaaataaaaaagggggaaatgaaggaaccagccgaatgaagtctcattctgcgctgccatgaggacaaaggtcctctctcgatcagccgaatgaagtctcattctgcgCTGCCATGAGGACAAAGGTCCTCTCTCGGGAATCACTGCAAGGCAGTGACCCGTCGCCAAACCGCCTGCTGCtagttttgcttttactctctattctccttttcacctatggggaagcctggaaactggagacatatgtaaaatatttactagatccTAATGATAGGATGTGTATGTGGAGTGATTGGGGCCCTTATATTAATCATGGGATGAGGGGACTTTGCCAGAGGAAATTGATAGGGGGTTTTCAATCACCTTGTATTGggttcatttataatcagaaatattattctgtaagtcatcttactagtactagatatactgcatggaaagttccttggaaattagtcaaagatatgTTTAGATGTTGCCCCTGGCCAAGATATTGCAATGCATTGTGTCCTAAGTTTATGACTAATCCTAAAGGTTGCCATTGTGAAGTGTacaatggattagaagacaacCTGTACCctaatgtgtataaataaattgtaaaactctGACTGCGTCAATATGAACACAACAACATTGTAAAGCTTCTTAAAAAAGTTATCATGACCCTAAGAACCTGGTGAACTTTACACAAGAATTGTAATAAGATAAATGACCCTGTttgtgacattgttaaagatttcttttcattgtatctaccttatgtaaactgaggaaataacctttgaggaactttctgtgaactttgtaccttcccctttccctgaaaATAATCATGTTAGACTATATATGTCGGTACACTCATGCCTGCCTCATGCCTATCATGTAGAATTAGTTATCCCCCACCTGTTAAGACTCCGGTCCCCAAGTGATAAATAACTCCTTCGCTACCTACAATAAAGGCTGATGTGCAGAAACTGAAGTGTGACTTCCTTCGCCGACGTCCACCCATCCCATCAGGAACCCTgactgctggagctggtctccggcaGTACTACTGCTACCTCAATTCTCTTATCCAATCAATTCAACCTCCAGAAGATACCCAAATCTGCCATAGTTCTGTTCCACTTTGAACTCTGTCCAAACGAGCTTCATTCCTCTCTTAGATATCTGTAATAACTTCCTAACTCACCTCTGTTCTGTCCATGCTCCCTTCCAAGCCACTCTCATGGAGTAGATAGTGgtcttttaaaacaatgtaaacCAGTTCCt belongs to Felis catus isolate Fca126 chromosome C1, F.catus_Fca126_mat1.0, whole genome shotgun sequence and includes:
- the LOC109502616 gene encoding endogenous retrovirus group K member 6 Env polyprotein-like, with amino-acid sequence MNKSRKRRNCDKPPVAEFKRLSLEEPDPFRLKTAATLAAPPPKRGQLKKLAAQAEHLVLSQGRTLSPSVLFVAMLSILACQVSTCSAEQFWAFFPNPPHFHPVTWDDNTTHFIVNNTAIMGGPKIVYSDSHTTPTINYNYTYLGTSPSMPICFSIPTVWPYSQNFPQCVGLQTTGIIFDHPPPSKFESSSTRGKQSQSEERHLQMVRLIAPGIEATPVRKWPFDNYSPFYLPHPLGLPDCSQKFFRLMPSAPYWVSCYFNSTRPQILQAMDGITRIFDWTSPDPFADYKPYFRNKTNYKGWDQTLLPDPINVNRISTSGWVAPVLTAVVKGQTYLHKYLWQATAASHPITASYFSNNQTTFANYSVTTCVQTPYALLVSPTAYSLSFKMDPKTKLITTSCKRCILTNCMRPELKAKAFVLLRQPPYIMVPVNVTDSWHENSGLEALQKLDSLMRPKRFIAALILGITALITIVTSLTVSTIALAQEVHTAHFTNELSKNVTTALTTQEIIDRKLDDKVNVLEEAVMAIGQEILTLKIQLSLRCHSDYKWICVTPLRVNESEHNWERVQSHILGVWNHSDLGIDLIFFKVLARSLQKLTAEVQLLALKNKKGGNEGTSRMKSHSALP